The Nocardioides sp. S-1144 genome includes a region encoding these proteins:
- a CDS encoding ABC transporter ATP-binding protein, with translation MDASDPTSPELVLRGATVRFGGLTALSEVGLAVAPRTVHGVIGPNGAGKTTLFNVVCGFVALDEGTLELRGGERRRHRPHHLAGLGVARTLQGLGLFDRLTVLDNVVVGADRHARTGFLGSLAGLPRSSREERRLRGRARDALAALDVLEHADRYPPSLPYPVRKRVALARVLVAEPDLLLLDEPASGLSSDEMGDLGDLIRGLTDRMAVMLVEHHMDLVMRVCDEITVLDFGRVIAHGTPDVVRNDPAVLAAYLGEVVD, from the coding sequence GTGGATGCGTCGGACCCGACCTCGCCGGAGCTCGTGCTGCGCGGTGCCACCGTGCGGTTCGGCGGGCTGACGGCCCTGTCCGAGGTGGGCCTGGCAGTCGCGCCGCGCACGGTGCACGGCGTCATCGGGCCCAACGGCGCCGGCAAGACCACCCTGTTCAACGTGGTGTGCGGCTTCGTCGCGCTCGACGAGGGCACGCTCGAGCTGCGCGGCGGCGAGCGGCGGCGCCACCGGCCCCACCACCTGGCCGGGCTCGGCGTGGCCCGCACCCTCCAGGGTCTCGGCCTCTTCGACCGGCTCACCGTGCTCGACAACGTCGTCGTCGGTGCCGACCGGCACGCCCGGACCGGCTTCCTCGGGTCGCTGGCCGGCCTGCCCCGCTCCTCGCGCGAGGAGCGCCGGCTGCGCGGGAGGGCGCGCGACGCCCTGGCCGCCCTCGACGTCCTCGAGCACGCGGACCGCTACCCGCCGAGCCTGCCCTACCCCGTGCGCAAGCGGGTCGCCCTGGCGCGGGTGCTGGTCGCCGAGCCCGACCTGCTGCTGCTCGACGAGCCCGCCAGCGGGCTGTCGTCGGACGAGATGGGCGACCTCGGCGACCTGATCCGGGGACTCACCGACCGGATGGCGGTGATGCTCGTCGAGCACCACATGGACCTGGTGATGCGGGTGTGCGACGAGATCACGGTGCTCGACTTCGGGCGGGTGATCGCGCACGGCACACCCGACGTCGTCCGCAACGACCCGGCCGTGCTCGCCGCCTACCTCGGCGAGGTGGTGGACTGA
- a CDS encoding ABC transporter substrate-binding protein, with product MKRHTWVPAVGTLCAALVLAGCGAGGREEGDEPGEEVDTVGVTDTSVKIGAHFPLTGVAAPGYSEIPTGAQAYFDYVNAAGGINGRTIEYVVKDDGYDPSKTGAVTNELVLDEEIFAMVGGLGTPTHRTVVDFLNEEEVPDLFVSSGSLQWGDDVEAKPYTFGWQTDYESEGKIIGQYVAENLPDAKVGLFLQDDDFGTDGEKGLRQFLDDQIVSVQRYTSGNTEVAPQVTALQADGADVVIGFNTPSYTALTQLTALGLGYQPQWVYSNVGSDPTLVGGLLAQFSEGAVEGGTDALDGVMTTEYIAGVDAADDPWVQLWQKVWDEHGADGELTNYRIYGMSQAYAFVQALAAAGEDLTRDGLVEAVEGLGDAEGPQLAPFRYSADSHLGISGMRVVALRGGVGEPKTPVLVTDIGDAAIEEDPSAQAEDAPPESGVPE from the coding sequence ATGAAGAGACACACCTGGGTCCCAGCCGTCGGCACCCTCTGCGCCGCGCTCGTCCTCGCCGGGTGCGGGGCGGGCGGACGCGAGGAGGGTGACGAGCCCGGCGAGGAGGTCGACACCGTCGGGGTCACCGACACCTCCGTCAAGATCGGCGCCCACTTCCCCCTGACCGGGGTCGCGGCGCCCGGCTACTCCGAGATCCCCACCGGCGCGCAGGCCTACTTCGACTACGTCAACGCCGCGGGCGGCATCAACGGCCGCACCATCGAGTACGTCGTCAAGGACGACGGCTACGACCCCTCCAAGACCGGCGCGGTCACCAACGAGCTGGTGCTCGACGAGGAGATCTTCGCGATGGTCGGCGGTCTGGGCACGCCCACCCACCGCACCGTCGTGGACTTCCTCAACGAGGAGGAGGTACCCGACCTCTTCGTCTCCTCCGGCTCGCTGCAGTGGGGTGACGACGTCGAGGCCAAGCCCTACACCTTCGGCTGGCAGACCGACTACGAGAGCGAGGGAAAGATCATCGGCCAGTACGTCGCCGAGAACCTGCCCGACGCCAAGGTCGGCCTCTTCCTCCAGGACGACGACTTCGGGACCGACGGCGAGAAGGGCCTGCGCCAGTTCCTCGACGACCAGATCGTCTCGGTGCAGCGCTACACCTCCGGCAACACCGAGGTGGCGCCCCAGGTGACGGCGCTCCAGGCCGACGGGGCCGACGTGGTGATCGGGTTCAACACCCCGTCCTACACGGCGCTCACCCAGCTGACGGCGCTCGGCCTGGGCTACCAGCCGCAGTGGGTCTACAGCAACGTCGGCTCCGACCCGACCCTCGTGGGCGGGCTGCTGGCCCAGTTCTCCGAGGGCGCGGTCGAGGGCGGCACCGACGCGCTCGACGGCGTGATGACCACCGAGTACATCGCCGGGGTCGACGCCGCCGACGACCCGTGGGTACAGCTGTGGCAGAAGGTCTGGGACGAGCACGGCGCCGACGGCGAGCTCACCAACTACCGGATCTACGGCATGTCCCAGGCCTACGCGTTCGTCCAGGCGCTGGCCGCCGCGGGCGAGGACCTGACGCGCGACGGCCTGGTGGAGGCCGTCGAGGGTCTGGGCGACGCCGAGGGCCCGCAGCTCGCGCCGTTCCGCTACAGCGCCGACAGCCACCTCGGCATCTCCGGCATGCGGGTGGTCGCGCTCCGCGGCGGGGTCGGCGAGCCGAAGACCCCCGTGCTCGTGACCGACATCGGCGACGCCGCCATCGAGGAGGACCCCTCCGCGCAGGCCGAGGACGCCCCGCCCGAGAGCGGCGTGCCGGAGTAG
- the truA gene encoding tRNA pseudouridine(38-40) synthase TruA, whose protein sequence is MRLRIDLAYDGTDFRGWAAQPGLRTVQGELTAALTTVLRVPGDERLAVVCAGRTDAGVHARGQVVHTDLPPGVEPLPAPELDRLARRLNGVLPPDVRVRRAREAAPGFDARFGALWRRYAYRVADATDLLDPLTRRHVLAWPRALDLDAMNAACALLVGQHDFASFCKQREGATTIRTLLDLAWVRDDAGLAVATVRADAFCHSMVRALVGCLLAVGEGRRPVAWVGEVLAATRREGAAAVVHAHGLTLEEVAYPADDDLVARSEQTRAKRG, encoded by the coding sequence GTGCGCCTGCGGATCGATCTCGCCTACGACGGGACCGACTTCCGTGGCTGGGCGGCCCAGCCCGGGCTGCGGACCGTCCAGGGCGAGCTGACCGCCGCGCTGACCACCGTGCTGCGGGTACCCGGCGACGAACGGCTCGCCGTCGTGTGCGCCGGTCGCACCGACGCCGGCGTCCACGCCCGCGGCCAGGTGGTGCACACCGACCTGCCGCCCGGCGTCGAGCCGCTGCCGGCTCCCGAGCTGGACCGGCTCGCCCGCCGGCTCAACGGCGTCCTGCCCCCCGACGTCCGGGTCCGTCGCGCGCGGGAGGCCGCCCCGGGGTTCGACGCCCGGTTCGGGGCGCTGTGGCGGCGCTACGCCTACCGCGTCGCCGACGCCACCGACCTGCTCGACCCGCTGACCCGTCGCCACGTCCTCGCGTGGCCGCGCGCCCTCGACCTCGACGCGATGAACGCGGCCTGCGCGCTGCTGGTCGGCCAGCACGACTTCGCCTCGTTCTGCAAGCAGCGCGAGGGCGCCACGACGATCCGCACCCTGCTCGACCTGGCGTGGGTGCGCGACGACGCCGGTCTCGCGGTCGCGACCGTGCGGGCCGACGCCTTCTGCCACAGCATGGTGCGCGCGCTCGTCGGCTGCCTGCTGGCCGTCGGCGAGGGACGGCGCCCGGTGGCGTGGGTGGGTGAGGTCCTGGCCGCGACCAGGCGCGAGGGGGCGGCGGCCGTCGTCCACGCGCACGGGCTCACCCTGGAGGAAGTGGCCTACCCGGCCGACGACGACCTCGTCGCCCGGTCCGAGCAGACGAGGGCGAAGCGTGGCTGA
- a CDS encoding branched-chain amino acid ABC transporter permease, with amino-acid sequence MQQLVNTALGGLTLGMVYAAFALALVLIWRSTRVVNFAQAPMAMVTTLLALELIEGGASFWLAFAVALVSGLVLGAVIERVVVRPVEGKSEINAVILTLGLFIVLHAAAALLFGNGVRSFPAPFGVRGTEIGGTTYAITGFGMFTIVAVLVTMSLLVLLFRFTDLGLRMRAAAHEPEVARLLGVRVGGMLTLGWALASVVGSLSGILIAGGDLVNPNYMDSVVVFGFVAAVLGGLDSPLGAVVGGLLLGVALSFVSGYVGSQLVALTALMILIAVLTLRPGGLFSTTPARRV; translated from the coding sequence GTGCAACAGCTCGTCAACACCGCTCTCGGGGGGCTCACGCTCGGGATGGTCTACGCCGCGTTCGCGCTGGCGCTGGTGCTGATCTGGCGCTCGACGCGGGTGGTGAACTTCGCCCAGGCGCCGATGGCGATGGTGACCACGCTCCTCGCGCTGGAGCTGATCGAGGGCGGGGCCTCGTTCTGGCTGGCCTTCGCCGTCGCCCTGGTCAGCGGCCTGGTGCTCGGCGCCGTCATCGAGCGCGTCGTCGTGCGGCCCGTCGAGGGCAAGAGCGAGATCAACGCGGTGATCCTCACCCTGGGGCTGTTCATCGTGCTGCACGCCGCCGCCGCACTGCTCTTCGGCAACGGCGTCCGCTCGTTCCCGGCGCCGTTCGGCGTGCGGGGCACCGAGATCGGGGGCACGACCTACGCGATCACCGGGTTCGGGATGTTCACGATCGTGGCGGTGCTGGTCACGATGAGCCTGCTGGTGCTGCTGTTCCGGTTCACCGACCTCGGCCTGCGGATGCGGGCGGCCGCGCACGAGCCCGAGGTGGCGCGGCTGCTCGGCGTCCGGGTCGGCGGGATGCTCACCCTGGGCTGGGCGCTGGCCTCGGTGGTCGGCTCGCTCTCGGGGATCCTCATCGCCGGCGGCGACCTGGTGAACCCCAACTACATGGACTCCGTGGTCGTCTTCGGCTTCGTCGCGGCGGTGCTCGGCGGTCTCGACAGCCCGCTCGGCGCCGTCGTCGGGGGGCTGCTGCTCGGCGTGGCCCTCAGCTTCGTCAGCGGGTACGTCGGGTCGCAGCTGGTCGCGCTGACGGCGCTGATGATCCTCATCGCGGTCCTCACCCTGCGCCCCGGCGGGCTCTTCTCGACGACCCCGGCCAGGAGGGTCTGA
- a CDS encoding class I SAM-dependent methyltransferase produces MAEEIDEQTDGQTDGGEHYFTADPAVPFKRAAVVAEVWGRRLELASGSGVFARGRLDVGTAILFRETQPPVLAPGSRVLDLGCGYGVIGLALAVCVPGAVVTAVDVNERALLLTRENAAALGLADRVTAATPDAVEAAGPGATYDEIWSNPPIRIGKEALHALLLTWLPRLAPGGRAVLVVGKNLGADSLQRWLGEQGFPTTRLASAKGFRVLESRRAGD; encoded by the coding sequence GTGGCTGAGGAGATCGACGAGCAGACCGACGGGCAGACCGACGGGGGCGAGCACTACTTCACCGCCGACCCCGCGGTGCCGTTCAAGCGGGCGGCCGTGGTCGCCGAGGTGTGGGGGAGACGCCTCGAGCTCGCGTCGGGCTCGGGGGTCTTCGCCCGCGGGCGCCTCGACGTCGGGACCGCGATTCTGTTCCGCGAGACCCAGCCGCCGGTGCTGGCGCCGGGCAGCCGGGTGCTCGACCTCGGCTGCGGGTACGGCGTCATCGGGCTCGCGCTCGCCGTGTGCGTGCCCGGCGCCGTCGTGACCGCCGTCGACGTCAACGAGCGGGCCCTGCTCCTGACCCGCGAGAACGCCGCGGCGCTCGGCCTGGCCGACCGGGTCACCGCGGCCACGCCGGACGCCGTCGAGGCGGCCGGGCCGGGCGCGACCTACGACGAGATCTGGTCGAACCCGCCGATCCGGATCGGCAAGGAGGCGCTGCACGCGCTGCTGCTGACCTGGCTGCCCCGGCTGGCCCCCGGCGGCCGGGCGGTGCTGGTGGTCGGCAAGAACCTCGGCGCCGACTCGCTGCAGCGATGGCTCGGCGAGCAGGGCTTCCCCACCACGCGGCTGGCCAGCGCGAAGGGCTTCCGGGTCCTGGAGTCGCGACGGGCCGGCGACTGA
- a CDS encoding Clp protease N-terminal domain-containing protein, whose translation MTDRRDVHPHHLLRAVLADRAAREVLAVVGVAADDLLLTLDGLWLAASDTIDVEEVQARGIDVATVLAVVNPPFDGEPDWGGRRVTEATRDVLVRSLAMRRTGGRPVTSGHLLLGLLASRDRLVAGTFRAHGLRLRDVRPVVDRFGRRAP comes from the coding sequence GTGACCGACCGCAGGGACGTGCACCCGCACCACCTGCTGCGCGCGGTGCTAGCCGACCGGGCGGCGCGCGAGGTCCTCGCCGTGGTCGGGGTCGCGGCCGACGACCTGCTGCTCACCCTCGACGGGCTGTGGCTGGCGGCGTCGGACACGATCGACGTCGAGGAGGTGCAGGCGCGCGGGATCGACGTCGCCACCGTGCTCGCCGTCGTCAACCCGCCCTTCGACGGCGAGCCCGACTGGGGCGGGCGCCGGGTCACCGAGGCCACCCGCGACGTCCTGGTGCGGTCGCTGGCGATGCGGCGGACCGGGGGCAGGCCGGTGACCAGCGGGCACCTGCTGCTCGGGCTCCTGGCCAGCCGCGACCGGCTCGTCGCCGGCACGTTCCGTGCGCACGGCCTGCGGTTGCGCGACGTCCGGCCGGTCGTCGACCGGTTCGGACGCCGCGCCCCCTGA
- a CDS encoding branched-chain amino acid ABC transporter permease, translating into MRALLARVREQTLVRHLLVAAVAVVVVVAVLTAVSDYRSTQLTQMAYLATAAGGLTVLTGLNGQISLGHGALMAFGAYTTALLLPDQDAGTPLPLVILAATALTVVVGVVVGVAAARLHGPYLAGATLALAIAVPGIALHFDGRLGGDQGLRVSVPEIPRWATDTAYYLTGSDPTRSKYVSFVAWMVLIVVFVLLANLARSRVGRRWAAVRDDEVAAELAGIDLGRARISAFTVSAATAGAAGALLALWNRGVSPGAFSLTLSLTLLAIVVLGGLGSLTGALVGAALLTFLPKVVTDAGSDLGLSDIRAAELSPLVYGLVMVLVILLAPRGLVGSLLGLAHRLRRRSSPGPRPSSAAPSSAAPSSAAPSSATPTRTTDEGAP; encoded by the coding sequence ATGCGGGCCCTCCTGGCGCGGGTGCGCGAGCAGACGCTGGTGCGGCACCTCCTCGTGGCGGCCGTCGCCGTGGTCGTCGTGGTGGCGGTGCTGACCGCTGTCAGCGACTACCGCAGCACCCAGCTCACCCAGATGGCCTACCTCGCGACCGCGGCGGGCGGGCTGACCGTCCTCACCGGGCTCAACGGCCAGATCTCGCTCGGGCACGGCGCCCTGATGGCCTTCGGCGCCTACACGACGGCGCTGCTGCTCCCCGACCAGGACGCCGGCACGCCGCTGCCGCTGGTGATCCTGGCCGCCACCGCGCTGACCGTCGTGGTCGGCGTCGTGGTCGGCGTCGCCGCGGCCCGGCTGCACGGTCCGTACCTCGCCGGCGCCACCCTGGCCCTGGCGATCGCGGTGCCCGGCATCGCGCTGCACTTCGACGGCCGGCTCGGCGGCGACCAGGGGCTCCGCGTGAGCGTGCCGGAGATCCCGCGCTGGGCCACCGACACCGCCTACTACCTCACCGGCAGCGACCCCACCCGGAGCAAGTACGTCTCGTTCGTGGCGTGGATGGTGCTCATCGTCGTCTTCGTGCTGCTCGCCAACCTGGCCCGCAGCCGGGTCGGACGGCGCTGGGCCGCCGTCCGCGACGACGAGGTGGCCGCCGAGCTCGCGGGGATCGACCTCGGCCGGGCCCGGATCAGCGCGTTCACCGTGAGCGCGGCCACCGCGGGCGCCGCCGGGGCGCTGCTCGCCCTGTGGAACCGCGGCGTCAGCCCCGGCGCCTTCTCGCTCACCCTGAGCCTGACGCTGCTCGCGATCGTCGTCCTCGGCGGCCTCGGCAGCCTCACCGGCGCCCTGGTGGGGGCCGCGCTGCTGACCTTCCTGCCCAAGGTCGTCACCGACGCCGGCAGCGACCTCGGCCTCAGCGACATCCGGGCCGCCGAGCTGTCGCCCCTCGTCTACGGCCTGGTCATGGTGCTGGTGATCCTGCTGGCGCCCCGCGGCCTGGTCGGCTCCCTCCTCGGCCTGGCGCACCGGCTGCGCCGCCGCTCCTCCCCCGGCCCGCGCCCGTCGTCCGCCGCCCCGTCGTCCGCCGCCCCGTCGTCCGCCGCCCCGTCGTCCGCCACCCCCACCCGCACCACCGATGAAGGAGCACCATGA
- a CDS encoding ABC transporter ATP-binding protein gives MLAVSGLTAGYGPITALHDVTLGAEEGRITAVLGANGAGKTTLLRTVSGLHRARAGTVGLAGRDITRTAAERMPALGMSHVPEGRGVIVELTVEENLRLGGLARGRVRPEDLERVYGLFGPLGERRGKPAGTLSGGERQMLVIGRALMARPALLLLDEPSLGLAPRIVTQIFGLLRDLVREEGLTVLLVEQNARSALSVADRGVVLDLGRVVADDVADRLAGDEKLRHAYLGF, from the coding sequence ATGCTGGCCGTCTCGGGGCTCACCGCCGGCTACGGGCCGATCACCGCGCTGCACGATGTCACGCTCGGCGCGGAGGAGGGCCGGATCACCGCGGTCCTCGGCGCCAACGGCGCGGGGAAGACCACGCTGCTGCGCACCGTCTCGGGCCTGCACCGCGCCCGGGCCGGCACCGTCGGGCTGGCCGGCCGCGACATCACCCGCACCGCCGCCGAGCGGATGCCGGCGCTCGGCATGTCCCACGTGCCCGAGGGACGCGGCGTCATCGTCGAGCTCACCGTCGAGGAGAACCTGCGCCTCGGCGGGCTGGCGCGCGGGCGGGTCCGCCCCGAGGACCTGGAGCGGGTCTACGGCCTCTTCGGGCCGCTCGGCGAGCGCCGCGGCAAGCCGGCCGGCACGCTGTCGGGCGGCGAGCGGCAGATGCTCGTCATCGGCCGGGCGCTGATGGCGCGACCGGCCCTGCTGCTGCTCGACGAGCCGTCGCTCGGCCTGGCCCCGCGCATCGTGACGCAGATCTTCGGGCTGCTCCGCGACCTGGTGCGCGAGGAGGGGCTGACGGTGCTGCTGGTCGAGCAGAACGCCCGCAGCGCCCTCTCGGTCGCCGACCGCGGCGTCGTCCTCGACCTCGGCCGGGTGGTGGCCGACGACGTCGCCGACCGGCTGGCCGGCGACGAGAAGCTCCGACACGCCTATCTGGGATTCTGA
- a CDS encoding PucR family transcriptional regulator — MVSETDPTRAARLAHAWSRLVDGSDAIADSITLTLFERDVELYERIGPELRADVRASCRQHIRRGLEILSGQSASGSAKDLWRETGRRRARQGVPLELVLNAYTLGARVLWEALITHESRTEGAVVDEGMLLSAARTVWGNLDVQNALLIDAYRRESRRLHRQDLQRQHAALDALLEGRGADPAYVEEARTALDVGPDDGLACVTVLPGGQDHGADLDHTDRLGAVEDRLDRAGLRTHWHVRDGVSFGLVCGDLPDEAGLVALLSPRAPARIGVALSGDGLAGFATAYLLATRAAQTLDRHDRRAVAVTDRLPEVLLVGSPQVGQLLVDQTLGALLAQPEAQRDSLLLTLAALLRHDGSPTHAAADLFCHRNTVIYRLKQVEALTGRSLGDPRDKMLLGLALAAHGHDE, encoded by the coding sequence ATGGTCTCCGAGACCGACCCCACCCGCGCGGCCCGGCTGGCGCACGCCTGGTCCCGGCTCGTCGACGGCTCGGACGCCATCGCCGACAGCATCACGCTGACCCTCTTCGAGCGCGACGTCGAGCTGTACGAGCGGATCGGGCCCGAGCTGCGTGCCGACGTCCGCGCCAGCTGCCGCCAGCACATCCGCCGTGGTCTGGAGATCCTCTCCGGCCAGAGCGCGAGCGGCTCGGCGAAGGACCTGTGGCGCGAGACGGGGCGGCGCCGGGCCCGCCAGGGCGTCCCGCTCGAGCTCGTGCTCAACGCCTACACGCTCGGTGCCCGGGTGCTGTGGGAGGCCCTGATCACCCACGAGTCGCGCACCGAGGGGGCGGTGGTCGACGAGGGCATGCTGCTGTCGGCGGCGCGGACGGTCTGGGGCAACCTCGACGTCCAGAACGCGCTGCTCATCGACGCCTACCGCCGCGAGAGCCGCCGGCTGCACCGCCAGGACCTCCAGCGCCAGCACGCGGCCCTCGACGCGCTGCTCGAGGGTCGCGGCGCCGACCCCGCCTACGTCGAGGAGGCGCGGACCGCCCTCGACGTCGGCCCGGACGACGGCCTGGCCTGCGTCACCGTGCTGCCCGGCGGGCAGGACCACGGCGCGGACCTCGACCACACCGACCGGCTCGGCGCGGTCGAGGACCGCCTGGACCGCGCCGGGCTGCGCACCCACTGGCACGTGCGCGACGGCGTCTCGTTCGGCCTGGTCTGCGGCGACCTGCCCGACGAGGCCGGGCTCGTCGCGCTGCTCAGCCCGCGGGCCCCGGCCCGGATCGGCGTGGCCCTCTCCGGCGACGGGCTGGCGGGCTTCGCCACGGCGTACCTGCTGGCGACCCGCGCGGCGCAGACCCTCGACCGGCACGACCGCCGCGCGGTGGCGGTCACCGACCGGCTCCCGGAGGTGCTCCTCGTGGGCAGCCCGCAGGTCGGCCAGCTGCTCGTCGACCAGACCCTCGGCGCCCTGCTGGCGCAGCCCGAGGCCCAGCGCGACTCGCTGCTGCTGACCCTGGCCGCGCTGCTGCGCCACGACGGGTCGCCCACGCACGCCGCGGCCGACCTGTTCTGCCACCGCAACACCGTCATCTACCGGCTCAAGCAGGTCGAGGCGCTCACCGGTCGCTCCCTGGGCGACCCGCGCGACAAGATGCTGCTCGGGCTCGCCCTGGCCGCGCACGGCCACGACGAGTGA
- a CDS encoding NAD(P)/FAD-dependent oxidoreductase, producing the protein MSDPVILIVSAQHADFLLDEFGRYARDYDLRTAGSSAGALAEIHAVREAGGSVALIVQDGDLPDAHPLAAFGEWRAKVPTARRVVAAPYERFLVQAAELRPGLAKGKYDAYLLMPRGVRDEEFHGAITELLSDWGSTVAAPEVETVRIVAPPGLPLTASIREYTERMGMPTRVFAPDTDEGRETIAEHEAAGLTTSFPLLRVMTRGTHTPATVRDVALHLFATPETTTVDEVVDLAIVGAGPAGLAAAVYGASEGLTTVVLEAEAVGGQAGTSSMIRNYLGFPRGVSGMRLSQRARNQAIRFGARFLTGWEVTALEPAPEHGGTHLLHTDGGLVQARSVVVATGVAYRKLGVPGVEDLVGLGVHYGSAMTAARETEGYDVVVVGGGNSAGQAAIHLAKFARTVTIMVRRASLEETMSSYLVGEIAYNPRITVQTCVEVADGGGEGRLEWLDVRDVGTGRVTRRDAQALFLLLGAAPHCDWLPDDLARDDHGFVLTGRDVPREGWADDRPPANLATTVPGVFAVGDIRAGSMKRVASASGEGASVVPLVHTWLAP; encoded by the coding sequence GTGTCCGACCCCGTGATCCTGATCGTCTCGGCCCAGCACGCCGACTTCCTGCTCGACGAGTTCGGGCGCTACGCCCGCGACTACGACCTCCGCACCGCCGGGTCCAGCGCGGGCGCGCTGGCCGAGATCCACGCCGTCCGGGAGGCGGGCGGCTCGGTCGCCCTGATCGTCCAGGACGGCGACCTGCCCGACGCCCACCCCCTCGCCGCGTTCGGCGAGTGGCGCGCGAAGGTGCCGACCGCCCGTCGCGTGGTCGCGGCGCCGTACGAGCGGTTCCTGGTGCAGGCCGCCGAGCTCCGCCCCGGCCTCGCCAAGGGCAAGTACGACGCCTACCTGCTGATGCCGCGCGGCGTGCGCGACGAGGAGTTCCACGGCGCGATCACCGAGCTGCTCTCCGACTGGGGCTCCACGGTGGCCGCCCCGGAGGTCGAGACGGTGCGCATCGTGGCTCCGCCGGGGCTGCCCCTGACCGCCTCGATCCGCGAGTACACCGAGCGGATGGGCATGCCGACCCGGGTGTTCGCGCCCGACACCGACGAGGGCCGCGAGACCATCGCCGAGCACGAGGCGGCCGGCCTGACGACGTCGTTCCCGCTGCTGCGGGTGATGACGCGCGGCACCCACACCCCCGCCACCGTGCGCGACGTCGCGCTGCACCTGTTCGCGACGCCGGAGACCACCACGGTCGACGAGGTGGTCGACCTGGCCATCGTCGGTGCCGGCCCCGCCGGGCTCGCCGCGGCCGTGTACGGCGCCAGCGAGGGCCTCACCACGGTGGTGCTGGAGGCCGAGGCCGTCGGCGGCCAGGCCGGCACCTCCTCGATGATCCGCAACTACCTCGGCTTCCCGCGCGGCGTCTCCGGGATGCGGCTGTCCCAGCGGGCCCGCAACCAGGCCATCCGGTTCGGCGCCCGGTTCCTCACCGGCTGGGAGGTCACCGCGCTCGAGCCGGCCCCCGAGCACGGCGGCACCCACCTGCTGCACACCGACGGCGGCCTCGTGCAGGCCCGCTCGGTGGTGGTCGCCACCGGCGTCGCGTACCGCAAGCTCGGCGTACCCGGTGTCGAGGACCTCGTCGGGCTCGGCGTCCACTACGGCTCGGCGATGACGGCGGCCCGCGAGACTGAGGGCTACGACGTCGTCGTGGTCGGCGGCGGCAACTCGGCCGGCCAGGCGGCGATCCACCTCGCCAAGTTCGCGCGGACGGTGACGATCATGGTGCGCCGGGCCTCGCTCGAGGAGACCATGTCGTCCTACCTCGTCGGCGAGATCGCCTACAACCCCCGGATCACCGTGCAGACCTGCGTCGAGGTCGCCGACGGCGGCGGCGAGGGCCGGCTCGAGTGGCTCGACGTCCGCGACGTCGGGACCGGCCGGGTCACCCGCCGCGACGCCCAGGCGCTGTTCCTGCTGCTGGGCGCCGCGCCGCACTGCGACTGGCTCCCGGATGACCTGGCCCGCGACGACCACGGCTTCGTGCTCACCGGGCGCGACGTGCCGCGCGAGGGCTGGGCCGACGACCGGCCGCCGGCCAACCTGGCCACCACCGTGCCGGGCGTCTTCGCGGTCGGCGACATCCGGGCCGGGTCGATGAAGCGGGTCGCCTCGGCCTCCGGCGAGGGCGCGAGCGTGGTCCCGCTGGTGCACACCTGGCTGGCCCCCTGA